A segment of the Lycium ferocissimum isolate CSIRO_LF1 chromosome 5, AGI_CSIRO_Lferr_CH_V1, whole genome shotgun sequence genome:
ATAGAGGGTCGGTAGAAAAGGGTGATCTAGCATTCTCAAAATCTCCCTTTCCGTTTGTGCCCTCGGAAGCTTCTTCCTTCTCGCCAAAAATTCGTTATCCATAACTTTTATTGCAAATAAGCAGTTAGTTTCCAGCAGCTCAGCGAGATACACTGTGCCAATGTCTCCACAACCGAGCTTCTTCAATAAATTGAAATGACTTAACCCTAAGAATCCGTGACGTTTCCTCACCTGATTGATAGCCTCCCACCTTCCATCTTTGGACATGTGGGGCCTATTGCCGGTACTGGACCCACTTAAATTGCTCTCGTCACTGATAGTTGTGCTACAACTGTAATCACCAATACTACTCTTTGAGCTCTGAGAAAAGTCCCCTTGCTCTCTAGATTTTGATGCCTTGTTGACTTTCAAGACTGGGCCATTATTGCCGAAGCCTGGTTTAGTAGCATGATATTTATTGCTAGTTTCACTTGCTCCAGTGGCTGTACATCCAGAACCTTGAATTGCAGGTTCCTTACCAGACTCATTTCCCACATTCTTGAGAGCACATTGACATTTTTGACAGACAAGTTGGTTAGGTGATTCCATTGGACCATTTGCTTCATAGGTGAGATTGAAAGTGCCGGATGTTACCGTTGCTTCCGGTTTTGCTTTCTTCTTGACAAGGGTCTTGTTCTTGACTGCTGGCTTTGATTTGCTCTCCTTGTTGTTTCTCGTGGCACTGGATGAAGAGACATTTTGCAACACGGCTTTTCTTCTCAGCTTAGGAGCTTTTTTGTTCGCTGTTCTAAATGATGTAACCACACTTCTATCGGGATTATGCTTATCATTACCAGAGGTAAATGAAGATGAGGATGCAGCTGAAGTTGGGACTTCTTCCTTATTTGACACAGTTCCTGGTGATTTAATCTCGTGATGCTTCGACAAAGACGAATTCTCCTTTTTCTGGCGAGGGGAGTTAGAACTCAAAATAATTGGTGCTTCAACCAGTCTAGGAGAAGACAGTACACATTGGTCTGGTAATCGAGTCATCTTCTGCGAAGTGCTTGACGTGCTTTCTGCTGGCACCATCCTCTCTTTTCGCCGCACAGTTGACTCAGCAGACATAATAACTAGTTTATCGACAAGTCTAGGTGAAGATAAAGTGTTTTGGTTTGGTAACCTCACCTTGGCTTGTGTAAGCTGTTGAGAAACTTTTTTACCGGAGTTTGGGACATTTTCTTCGGGAAAAATTCTCTCGTTTTGCTTGGCAATGGACTCTGTACTCTTAATAGTCTGTTTATTAACATATTTAGGAGAACAAAGGGTACTTTGACCTGGTGACTGAAGAGAGTTAGACGAGCTTTCTGCTGGCACTATTCTGTTATTTTGGCGCATTGAGATGGATGGCTTAACAACAAGTCGTGGAGAAGAATGGGGACTATGGTTTGCTGATTTAACATACAGTTCTTGGCGGTAATGCGGCACTTTGTTGAATATTCCTGAAGTGCTTACATCTTGTACTAGTCTTTCACTTGTATCTGCAAACCGGTAAGAGCTTGTAATCCTTCCAGGGTCTAAAACGCTAGGAGAACCCGGTGGCTTGGATAACCGCTTCATTGTAGCCATTTCTGCCGCCTGCGAAATGCATAAACCCCGTAAGGCCTGCTTTAGAGAAACTGGCTCGGAAAACCCGATTCCTGGAGAATGAGATCCACTGCCCCTCATCGGCCTTTTCGAGGCATCTCTTCTCACGTGATCCGACAAATCAAGACTCTTTGATGATCTTAGATTGATGGATTCAAAAAGATGATTGATATCATCCTCTAAAAACTTATTAGGTCCTTTTCTAACCAAAGGAGGCTTCTGTTTTCTGCCCGGTTCTCGTACTTGACGAGACCTTTCAGAACGTTGAAACAAATCCAGCTCATCTTTCGCCTCTATAATTTCACAGCTACCCGAATATGAACCCATCACTTAGAACTGGTCACACAAATCACCAAGCACTCAGCAACCAGAAGGTAAAAGGATTAATTTTGGAAGTCCAAACAAAAGCAACCAAATTTCTATTATGTCACATGTAATCCAAATTTCTAATTTCAATCCCTCCATGTGCTCAACTCAATCATGCTGCTATCTACCATTCAACCTGTTATGATAATTGAATTCTATTATGAAACAAGTTAAGTACCAGCTAGTATATTCCTTAAAAATCAGAATCATCGCCATATAAAATGCTTAGAATAAATGCACAAAAGAGGTAGTATAAAACATGATGATAAGAAGATGGATGACTATCAAGCATTTCATTTAACAGAAAAGACGGTTGTTGAAGAGCTTGGATATAACTTCTAGGGAATAACTGTAAAGAACCCCAATAGCTAAGATCTCAATAACCATTGGCCTAAATTTGACGCCAAGATTCCACATAGAATCATAGTAAACTTCAAGTGATTTAGATTTCTCAAAGAACTCTTAGGCGGTCTGAATAACCTACTTTTGATCAAGATCCAAAGTGTCCTTAGAAGCCTAACAAAGCTATGAAAATACATCAATGCTCAATAGCATAGATCCATTTCAATTGAAGTACACCAAAAAAGTTCAGAATAAGATAAAGATTTcaacttttcaagaaaaaataggTTCAACATGGGATTTACTATTCAACTTCCACCATTTCTGCAAGagaaaattgaaacaaaaacaACTTTCAAACCTACAAATCCAAACCACCCACTTTagctaacccccccccccccccccaaatccttgagaaaaaaaaaaaaaaaaaaaaagaaggaaaatgctagaaaaatgaagaataacaacaagaaaGCCAATGAAAGTCCAAAAGAACTAAATGCAAAAACTTTGGGAAGGACGGATTACTGCCCATAAGGagggaaaaaagggaaaaacttGCACGCTTCAGTACAAATCCAAAAGCACATAAAGTCGCACAATAACAAAATAACGCAAGAAAATAAAGGTAGTAGCCTAGAAATCAATGCAAAGAGGTTCAACTCAAAAGACCCACTACGATTAAGCAACAGGGTATCCAAAACTATGAACAAAAAGTTCAAAGCTCAACAAAActagcaaatcaagaaaacatgtAGCTTAGAAATCAATGCAAATTAGAAGGTTAGCTCAAAAGACCCACTAAGATTAAGCAAAAGGGTATCCAAAACTACTAACAAAAAGTTCAAAGCTCAACAAAActagcaaatcaagaaaacatgtAGCTTAGAAATCAATGCAAATTACAAGGCTACCTCAAAAGACCCACTAAGATTAAGGAAAAGGGTGTCCAAAACTACTAACAACAAGTTCAAAGCTCAACAAAActagcaaatcaagaaaatctgGAGTTTAGAAATCAATGCAAAGAAGGTTAAACTCAAAAGACCCACTAAGATTAAGCAAAAGGGTGTCCAAAACTACTAACAAAAAGTTCATAGCTCAACAAAActagcaaatcaagaaaatatgtAATTTAGAAAtcaatgcaaaaaaaaatcattacacAAAAGACCCACTAACATTTTTCTGATGACGTGGGAACCcacagccgctacccttcgggtgcgcacagggtaaacccagctcctgtgcaatagctcgcaaaccacacaggagagataacccgcactaggcaagccccgtgcgatgagctcgacccagaaggcaaatcccctgttGTTTTAGGCaggggggtttcgaacctgagacctccattatgaaagccccatgctcaaccaactgatcCACCCTTGCGGGTAGACCCACTAACATTAAGCAAAAGGGTGTCCAAAACTACTAACAAAAACTTAAAAGCTTTACAAAACTAGCAAATCAAGGAAATATGTAGCTTAGAAATCAATGCAAATTAGAAGGTTAGCTCAAAAGACCTACTAAGATTAAGCAAAAGGGTATCCAAAAAGTTCAAAGCTTTACAAAACTAgcaaattaagaaatatttagcTTATTAACAATGCAAATTAGAAGGATAACTCAAAAGACCCATAAAGATTAAGCAAAAGGGTGTCCAAAACTACTAACAAAAAGTTCAAAGCTCAACAATACTAGCAAAAGGGTGTCCAAAACTACTAACAAAAAGTTGAAACctcaacaaaacaagcaaatcaagaaaatatgtAGCTTACAAatcaatgcaaaaaaaaaattataacacaAAATACCCACTAACATTAAGCAAAAGGGGGTCCAAAACTACAAACAAAAAGCTCATAGCTCAAAAAAActagcaaatcaagaaaatatgtAATTTAGAAATCAATGCAAAAAAAATCATTACACAAAAGACCAACTAACATTAAGCAAAAGGGTGTCCAAAACTACTAACAAAAACTTAAAAGCTCAACAAAACTAGCAAATCAAGAACATGTGAAATGTAAATAAGACATTACCTGCACAAAGCAACTGATAGTATGATACAATGAAAGATCTAAAGCTCAAAACTTTAATAAATTACAAAACAAAATGGTTTTAGATTCTCAAAGagtgaaaagagaaagaagaaagggtaTTGTATGTTATGCTATTTCGGTGGACAAAgatgtgaagaagaaagaagaaagaaagaaagaaagggacacattattctttattttattttatttttctaatttcattttcaatacactgaaactttttccttctttctgtgtttattttttcctaACATTATGTGGTCCTTCTTCAGAACATGGGGTCCACTCCCTggggaggtagaaaatgggtcCCACGTATATATtaggattctttttttttttttttttttttttttttttggttaaatacAAACTTTGCCCATACTTTTAGTAAAGGGATAATAGCACTTTGGTTCTAAGGTTATTGtacaattttaattttgatcttCGTGATATTTGATGAATAAAATTTAATCTTCAATgagttaaaatttaaatattttatatattatatacggATTATTTTTGGAACTCATTTTACTGGTCAGCTTTGTGTCTTGCTACACTTAACTACTACGCTAAAACAATAAGAGTTGACTTATTAGGGGAGCCGAACCTAAAGTGGAATGGTATGACAACAGCGCCTGAGAATTGAATCATTGCTTTCTATGAGGCTCGAAGATTGGCGAGTTAAAGTTATTTGGATTTTATAGATACAATTCGTGATATTTGAACTAAGGatgttatttttttgatttctcACAAGTATTCGGTGCCCCATCGGAGTCAGACTATATCCCGATTCGCGCCGGGTAGGGTCCCATTTGGGAGAAAGCGCTTCCTACCAAGAATTTAATGAGGATGTTATTTTAACAATACTCTAGTGATACGTAGTGTAAAAGACTTGACTACTAGTACAAATTCAACGTAACAATGGATAATTAAGTAGTGGAGTGGTtgataattatgataaatttgtgaatattcacaagCAAATGGATCAAAAGTACGCATTTCAGCTAATTAAGTGCAAAatgtattaaattaaatatcataaggatcaaaATTACATTTACCAGTAATTGAGGGATCAAGATGCCATTAGTCGTTcatcaaatatttcaattagATGATTAATTTAATAACTTTTGTTTACCTAGAGGATCAGTGTATAATAAGCTATTTGattaaagtaaaattaaaaTGTTGTTAGCAACCTTATTTGGTAGGTCACTAAGGGATAAAGCACGTAGTCACAACGTGCTTCATCTCTAACATTTTGctttgaaaataataaataaatcttACTTTCTTAGGATGCTCTAGTCCTTCAATTATTTAATACttgaatttcatttttaaatctCTGTGCTCCAAGTTTGTTATTATTAGAGATCCCGTGTTTTAATAATATGATAttttccgtctcaatttatgtagcatactctttttaaaaaattgtgaagaaaatcatatttcttattttaaaataatataatttttttttattttcccttaATAAGATATTATAATGATACAACTATTTGTAATTTCTTTTAGAACACTAATTTCAGTagtctattattatttttaaatactgGATTCAAGTTTGTTATTATATCGCCAATAAATTGAAGTTTCCGAAGAGTTATGTAATTTCTCATCTTAGGCATATTCTGTAAAATTGTTTTACTGCCAAATACTCTTTGTATTTACTAAATTATATTGACTTTATTATTACTAATCAAAAAGTCAGATTATTATGTCAATacaacttatttctttttttaagcaattttcaattatttaaattttatatgtttaagttaaaattaaaattgaataataAAAAGATTGACTCTCATATTCTGAACGCACTCATTCTTTTTTGTATCGAAATGACTATAATTTTCATGTCcaattaatttctctttctttcaaaaggatTTTCTCAATCAATTTCTTATTCTAAATTTCATACTAGTTAATAATATTCTTATGAAATCTGtgattcataaatgttttcaaataattttatagtgctgatatttatatttatatctaATATATTTAgtatttagaaaaatatttacaagAGAGCATGCTGGTTAAATGTTAATCATTATTGCCTGAAGTTTCTATAATGTGTCATATTTTTCTTGCCATAATATTAACTTTGATTGCTAGTCACACTACTTTAGCAATATTCTTCTTTCACAAGTAACAATTAATTAATCTTCTGTTCAAAAAATTCATTCACTTTTGATGGGTAATCAGATACTTCCTCAAGTAACTGCAAATAAATGTATAATTGTCAATAACTTAGTACTTTACTCAAGAGGTTTAACAACAGCAGGCAAATGTTGGTCTCTTCAAACACTAtagattggagaaaaattgccaaaatatatttttaagaaaaaaagagagaaagaaaaaacagcTCATAGCTATTAACAAGCTCAATTATGAAACATTTATGAGATCTTAATTTTAGCATTTAACTTCTTTTGGTTCAAACTGAATATTTATAGATGCTACTGTAATTTCAATCTTTTGAAGCTAAATAGCGGCGGATTCAGTAGCtaaaatttatggattttgTCAACCCCTCATTTGCCATTAACCTCTTAATCCACTTATGCTATTGCGTTcgcaacttatatatatatatatatatatatatatatatatatatatatatatatagagagagagagagagagagagagagagagagagtagatTTCTTAACACATACGAATTTGAGCCAAAGTTAACACAATCTATATTTGTGGGGGAGGGGATGGATATAGAGTATTATTATGGGTACAAAGCTTATTTGACAAAATAACTAGACGTAATATCACCATGAGATATGGTGGGAGCTAGGaacattctttttcaaaagtGATCTTAGGTTCGAGCTTTGGGATGGAAGAAATTCTGGTAAAGAGCGTTTCTCCTTTTAATGGATCTTACGTGACATAAGTATGGATTAATAGGGGCTCTTATGCATGTATCGCACACCGAGTGAAAAGCTAAAAAAAGATGaactaattattaattaagaggGTGTTCCCCTTTGATGGATCGTACACTGCGTGAATTCAGATTAATCAAACTCCAATGTGGGTACCTGGCATCAaacgaaaaaataaaaagaattaataaAGAATATTTTCCCTGTTAATGAGTTTTATGCAATGCGAATCCAGATTGATCGAGGCCCGAATGTAGATATTGACCACCAAATGAAAAGcttaaaaaaactaattagTACTATCGCAAAGGGATAAAGAAATTTCTAGTAGGGAGCGCTTTCCCTCTTAAATGAACTCTATTTGACACGGTTTCGGACACCAAATGGTTAAACCAATATACTAACTAATTAGTACTCAcctagaaagaagaaaaagtaagTGTTTGTACTTATTGAACGAAAGAAGAGCGTGTTAATCAATTATCAATTACTCCATGCACCAAGAAGCTGAATAATTGTGGAGGCTTTTGATGAATGACATTATACtatatgatttgatttcttaaaaaatatttagctCCTCCAAAGTTGGTGCTTAGAGCAATTATATGTCCTCTCTTTTCTTCTACACTTTTCTCTCCCCTTAAACttagcgtatcatatcataacaaGCACAACCTACTCATTGTACTTCATATTCTAGACACCAATATTTACTACAATAATTATTCAAAGAGTTTATGATTCTGAAATGTGTTGATTTAATGCTGCtctattatttattttgaattttagaGTATTTGATAATATATTCttaaaattacttattttacttGCCACTAGgaattttcaaaccaaaactTAAAAAGTATATAAGATCTATTTGCGATCTCTTAAACATATATTGCcttgtttctttgtttataataatttgttaatctttttgtttttttttaactatttgGTATCCAAATTCAATTGCTCCACTAATTTAGTTTTGCTATGTTTAGGAGTTAGGGCCTACTTAACCAAGAAGTACTCTCTGCcagaaatttctcatttttcaagGCCAGAACCCAAAAATAGTGATCAAGAACTGAGAAATTTGTCCATTCCAGCATATTTCTAGGCATAGACGAAATAAGGCACGATCAATATTTCACTTTGTCGCGATAAATTTTTTAAGCACTATTACTATCCCGATACATGTGTTATAGATATAATTATTGCATTATAATTTCTACATTGCTAATCTCGATATTTCAATTCATGGCTTACTAGTCTTTATATTATAAATATCTCCATTTTACAACCcaagaattatttttgttgatttttcacTTAGTGTTCAAACATGAGTTGAGCTtaaatggagaagaaaaatttaatatagTCGATCTCAATTTGCTTGATAAGACATAGTTATTATTATGTGGTTTTTTACTTGGTGTTTGGTGTCAGTCCTTGGGGGACCGACTAATCGGAATTTGCATCGCACAAGACGCATTATGGCACTACCAATAAAATTGAAAGTGGCGACGGATAAATTCTGTAGTGAAACAGCAAAATTTGTCGCTAATATAATTTGAGCGACGGATTATCACAATTCTGTTAGCTAAGAGAAAATTAGCGACGAAATTTGTAGCTAATTccattttttcttgtagtgaggGAGAAACGCTCTCTacaaattctttttatttcatgaCTAGAATTAGAGTCTTGAAATAAAATCACACAAatgtttatgatttattttaaattacaaattttaaaagtacttatatttttttcttaaacttcgttTCTAATCAAATATCACTAggggaattttaaaaattacttagattttttggcttataagttggcttaaaCTTCGTGTTTGGGTAGGCCGAacagtcattttgtgcttaaaataagctcaaataTCACTAGTGGAGACGACAGAAGTAGTAAAATTACTTACCCACCAACCAAAGTCAGCTCTTTGATTTGCCagtcataatatcattaattcaaaaggaCAAGATTCAGACAATAAATTCGGCAAATTTGTTACTACAATTGAAATtagtatttttcctttttgtataCATGAAAAAACTGTCGACGTTGGATCTGAAATAAACATTAATTATGCTTCATAAGACAAACCATGTTGTACAATTATTTCTCTACTTTTTTTGAAGCGTACAGAATACCTTTATGAGTCCTTTTTTAGTTAGATCTATTAGAAACATGTAGCTTTCTTTAATTAGTTTTCTTCAACTATCCACCTATAGAAATTCgcatttataaaataaaatgaccCTTTTCCTTATACTCTTCCAATTTGACATCTCATTTAAAAGTTCCAGTAATTAAAGAGAGATTGCTTTAttaatttactttatatacTATGTCTTTAGCACGTTCCTTCACACAAGAACCTTGTTCTTTTTCATACGTCAATCAAACATAAGAAAATTGATAATGAGTGACGTTAAGATTCGAACTCGAGATGGTTATACCCTCTATTATCATGTTGAagcatacatacatatgatCATTTCAGCCAAAACTTAGATCATTAGTGATTGAACGCTTTCTCCTTTAATGGTCAATTTAGTgtgaatttaaattaattaggttTCAAAATGAATACCGGATATATAATTggtgatgtttttttttttttcaaaaaagggtGGAAACAATGTCAGAAGTAGCAGCTGAGGGATGAGGTGTATGTCAACAtcagtacatttttttttttttggggctgGTTCTTcctattttaggcttttacatGAGAGAGCGAGgggtagatacctcaaaagctcattgaactttgagaaattatatagtaaaattattaaactttgctatatattaataaaatcactcaacttcgGCCTATTATCTCATCAAATCACTCAACTAcatatgtcatcaaaaaaatttgacatgacaatattaattaattattttatgccATATAGAAGTGGGCcccacaataaaataaaataaattcatatatTTATACCCACACCCACTCACCAACCTTTCATCCAAAACTCATTTTTCCCTTATCTATACCTTCTTCTAACTGTTTCCTTAAAAATAGGTTGGATCAAAATAATTACTTAAATGTTTACTAGTTGTAcaattaaagaagttaaaaagtTTTCAACTCCAGGAAGAGAAAACAAATGTTCCAATgttaaagtatcaaacttaataacATTTTTCTAATAATACTGATTAAGGAAATTTGATACTTAATAACATTTTTCTAATAATACTGATTAAGGAAATTATAATCATCTCAGTTCTCAAATACTTGTACAATTCTTACAAAACAAAAGGATTCAATCTCTTCAATCGCACGTATTCAATCTCTTTCtcactttttaaatttttaactcCTTTTTTATGAGAACTAGGGGTgtcaaatttgacccaaaaggTGATGGCCCGCCCAAcccgctcaaaattttatgggttgggCTCGAAGATAATTTTCTTTGGGCTAATTTTTTTAGCCCAACCCAACATCACCCATTTTAAAGTGATCTCCAacttagcccatttttaagatttacttaaatttggatttattgcttgagatttacttttttatttttttttattttttatgtatacatttttcttgtatcatgtatcttataagtttgtggtatgtttaagatgaagggaaatatttttcacgaaaatATGTTTAATATGAAGATTTTTCACGAAaaatgtgtttttcttgaaaatatttaccacggaaaatgttttcctcaaaaatatttttcacaaaaaatctgcgaaaataattttcaagaaaaatattttttgcgaaaaatgtttttctagaaaatagaccattaaaaaaaaaactgggtcaagttgggcgggtcatgacccaacccatttttagcccatttcagcccaacccatttcagcccaagtaacttttgggcCAATGTTAGCCCAACCCATTTATTACCTCGACATTTTAATTTGGTCAATTTCagcccaacccgcccatttgacatCCCTAATGAGAACATTTGgggattcaagaaacaaagagaagaaaagtgGAGAGAGAATAAGGGAAAGAGTTTAGATGAAACCCTTGTGGGTCGGGTGAGTGGAGAACGGTTCGCGCACTTAATTCTTTaaagggtggtctttaaattttgccctcatagttgaaatctttaaattttgcctgcCATAACCCATAGGTTCAGTTCGAACCCACacacaaaataaatttaaaaaaaaaaatcgcaaggcgaGTTTAAAATTCGCTATGCCCCCCACCaagcatacacttgtgaaggaattaccaaagttatgccgaccggcatacttatgccttatgggcgtacttggcataagtatacggtcccagataactttgataattccttcacaagtttatgccggttattcataaaagtttgcccattaaagtatgcccccatagcgacttttagttaaacatatatatatatatatatatatatatatatatatatatatatatatatatatatatatatatatatatattttttttaacttttcaaggtaaacttttagtaatgccttaactaaaagtgtgtcccataaaacataactaaaagtatgccctatAAGACGTAagtttccttaaggcataactaaaagtttgccttataaggcaaagtttaaattttgctatGCCTTCTCCTCGACTTTGCCTTATATATGTTTAACTATAAGTCCATTTAGGGccttttaattatatttaactaaaagtccgccgagGGCGTactttgccttatatatatatatttatttttacttttcaaggtaaacttttagttatgccttaactaaaaagtatgccccaaagacataattaaaagtatgcccataaggcggaacttttccttaaggcataacataaactttgccttataaggcaaagtctatgccttaaggaaaagttcttattatgggcataattttgttatgccttaactaaaattctcgccccataaggcataactaaactatgtcttaggaaAAATTCCTCGCCTTATGGGCGACTTTTAGTGCCTATCTTAAGataactttagcttttccttaaagattgtatgcgaTCCGCATACACTCCCCCCTGCCTcgcgaaataatttttttattttatgcttaagCGGgtgttcgaacccagaacttcatgtattcacccacctttccaagcgaagggcacaacttaaagaccacaaagatgaggggcaaaatttaaagaccacaaatttgaggggcaaaatttaaagaccaccccaaaagaagggtaatccgcacaaaaaaatggtgAGTGGATGTGGGTTTAAagatatgaatttattttattttattatgggGCCCACGTCTACATGACATAAAATAGTTAATTAATATTGTCATGTCagatttttttgatgacatatgTAGTTGAGTGATTTTGTGAGATAACAGGTcaaaattgagtgattttattgatatataGCAAAGTTCAATAACTTTACTACTTAATTTCTCAAAGTTCAatgaccttttgagatatttacccTATGAGAGAGTCACCTCTTGGTGTGTATCCCAAAAGGCTTAAAACCAAATAAGAATTGACTCGTGAGGTTTCAAACATAGTATTGCTTCTTTCATCTCAATTCATTTGATGTTTTCGTATATTAACAATAAACTTATAGAAACTACGTAGTTTTTAAAGGTTTGAAGAGTAAAATGACAAAACTAATTAATTCTTATGTTTAGGATAAGTGGAAAGCGGTaccttttaaatatatttttgagcAGCTTCATTCCTTTAAGCTGGTAAAGGCGGACACTTTTAGCATCCGTCAAATATTTATGCTTGGTGTAAGGTTAAAGTGGTGCTTTAAATATATTTCTAAACAATTTTAATCCTGTAAGTCAACCTTGATTGTTAAATTTAGTAGGAACTATGAAAA
Coding sequences within it:
- the LOC132057443 gene encoding serine/threonine-protein kinase D6PKL2-like; translation: MGSYSGSCEIIEAKDELDLFQRSERSRQVREPGRKQKPPLVRKGPNKFLEDDINHLFESINLRSSKSLDLSDHVRRDASKRPMRGSGSHSPGIGFSEPVSLKQALRGLCISQAAEMATMKRLSKPPGSPSVLDPGRITSSYRFADTSERLVQDVSTSGIFNKVPHYRQELYVKSANHSPHSSPRLVVKPSISMRQNNRIVPAESSSNSLQSPGQSTLCSPKYVNKQTIKSTESIAKQNERIFPEENVPNSGKKVSQQLTQAKVRLPNQNTLSSPRLVDKLVIMSAESTVRRKERMVPAESTSSTSQKMTRLPDQCVLSSPRLVEAPIILSSNSPRQKKENSSLSKHHEIKSPGTVSNKEEVPTSAASSSSFTSGNDKHNPDRSVVTSFRTANKKAPKLRRKAVLQNVSSSSATRNNKESKSKPAVKNKTLVKKKAKPEATVTSGTFNLTYEANGPMESPNQLVCQKCQCALKNVGNESGKEPAIQGSGCTATGASETSNKYHATKPGFGNNGPVLKVNKASKSREQGDFSQSSKSSIGDYSCSTTISDESNLSGSSTGNRPHMSKDGRWEAINQVRKRHGFLGLSHFNLLKKLGCGDIGTVYLAELLETNCLFAIKVMDNEFLARRKKLPRAQTEREILRMLDHPFLPTLYAQFTSDNLSCLVMEFCPGGDLHVLRQKQPGRNFPEAAARFYVAEVLLALEYLHMLGVVYRDLKPENLLVREDGHIMLTDFDLSLRCSVNASLLKSSSLGVEAPRISGPCAGSNCIDPFCAGPSCQVSCFSPRILPANARARRVKAEAASFKRSLPQLVVEPTEARSNSFVGTHEYLAPEIIKGEGHGSAVDWWTLGVFLYELLYGKTPFKGAGNEETLANVVMQNLRFPDSPLVSFQARDLIRGLLVKEPESRLGTETGAAEIKRHPFFDGLNWALIRCAIPPEVPELCDIGFPEVAYQEKNKMFLEYSSKGHLEFELF